The following is a genomic window from Calditrichota bacterium.
AACATTGTTCGTTGACGGGCTGTGCCCCAGCAGTCACTGCAGGAGAGACCATCATGCACAAGTCACAGCAAGTATTCCAGCGGCTCAAGCAGCACCGCCTCATCGCCCTCCTGACCGCGCGGTCTGCTGCCGAGTGCGTGACAGCGTTTGAGACACTGGACCCCCTGGGCGTGGTGCTCGAAGTCGCCTTTCGTTCGGCTGCAGCCCTCGATGGACTGCGCGCCGTGCTGGAGAAGCATCCTGATGCCCTGGTCCTGGCTGGCACGGTAATGACCCCGCGCCAGGCTGAACAGGCCATTGAGCTGGGTGTCGCCGGTGTCGTCTCAGCCGATTATGTGCCGGCAGTGGTGCAGGCCTGCGTAGAGCGCGACGTCATGGTAGTGCCCGGTGGCCTAGGCGACGTGGGGAAGCAGCTGGCTCAGAAGGCTGAGCTCTACGGTTGCGAGTTCGACCAGCTCAAGAGCCTGTATCCGTACCAGTGGGTCTACAAGCTCTTCCCGGCGGTGGCAGGAAACACGCTGTACGTGGAGCTGGCCAAAGCCTGGAAAGGGCCGTTCAGTGGCCTGACCGTGGTCTACACCGGCGGCGTGAGTTTCCAGAATCTGCCCAAGATTGCCGCCCTTGACCCTGACGGCATCTTCTGTGGCTCGGCTCTGACAAAGGACATCGCCACTCCTTCGGTCATGCAGGAAGAGGCCAAACGCTGGCAGGCCATAGTGCGAGAGACCTGCAAAGTTTGACTTCGCGCTCTCGCAAGGCGTGTTAATTGGGGCGGCTGAGAGGCGCGTTTCCACACACCGTGCGGAAGACGCGCACGAAGTTGCCCCCGAGGATCTTCTGCAGGTCGGCCATCGTGTAGCCGCGGCGCAGGAGGGTCCACGTCAGGTTAGGCAGGCGAGAGCAGTCCTCCAAGCCCTGCGGCGTGCGGCCGATCCCGTCAAAGTCCGAGCCGAGGGCTACGTGATCGACCCCTGCAAGCCTGGCGATGTAGTCGATGTGGTTTGCCACGGTGTTCACATCGGCGGGTTGCCCCGTTCGGACCAGAAAAGTGGGGTAGAAAATAACCCCGATGACTCCTCCCGAGGCCGCGATGGCGAGAATCTGCTCGTCTCGGAGGTTGCGCACGTGGTCACGGAGCGCCCGTGCTCCTGAGTGGCTCGCAATGATCGGACGGCGGCTCACCGCCAAGATGTCCCGCACCGTCAGCTCGCCCGCGTGCGAGACGTCGATGATCATCCCCAGCGAATCCATTAGCGAGATGACCTGCTTGCCGAAAGGGGAGAGGCCGACGTAGCTCGAGCGTGGATCAGACGCCGAAACGGCCCAGTCAGTGCTGTTGTTCCAGGTTATGGTCAGGCACCGGACGCCAGACTCATAGAGCGCGCGCAACTTGGCCAGCGAATTCTCGATGACGTGCCCGCCTTCCACGGCCAACATCCCTGCGATTCGTCCACTCCCCAGGATTTCCTCCAACTCCGTCCAGGTGGTGACCTGTCCGATGTGGATTGCGTTGCTGGCAACCTCCTGACGCCAGAGCACGATGTATTCCATCGCCCTCGCGAACGGATTGCCCGGATATCGTTCGGGGTCAATCCAGACGGCAAAGACTTGTAGGTCTACGCCACCCTGCAAAAGGCGCGGGATGTCTGTGTGGTTGTAACTGTGAAGGTCGCCCAGGTGGTAAGGTCCTTCTTCCGCCATCTTGGAGAGAATGTCATTGTGCAGGTCCGCCACCACGGCGTGCGCGTGCACAGTCTCAAGATGGGTGATCAGCGGAGCGCCGGTGGGCGCATCCAGGACCAGGGTATCAGGCACGTAGGCGAACTTGCTGAACGTCAGCACTATCTGGTTGTTGCTGAGCTTGGCGAAGCCCCCAGGCACGTTCCCTCTGGGTGCACTGCAGGCCACCAATCCTCTCCCGTGCCCCGGGTGGAGTTGCACCACTTTCTGGGTTATCACTCGGCCTTCGGCCTGGAGGCGAAGTACGTAGACACCCGCACTGCCATGTGCTTCCCAGGCGATGGCGTTCCTTCCGGAGGGGAGAGTGAGTACACGTTCCTCAACCAGGCGTCCCAACATATCGTAGATGCTGACGCGCACCGGGCCTGGATCAGGAAGGGAAAGGGTTAGCCGTGTGCTGCCGCTGAAGGGGTTGGGGTAGAAAGGCGAGACGGAGAAGTCGCCCGGCGGGCCAGTTTGCCCTTCGACCTGGCTGGGTGTCAATGTGTAGCGCCACCTGCCTTCGGCATCGGTCTGGGTTGAGTCGCGCAGCCCACTTGGCTGGTATCGAATGGTCACCTGCACGCTGTCGACCGGCTCGCCCGTGGTGCGGTCGAGAACTACCCCCTCTAAGGCTTGGGCAGTCACCAGCGTGCGCCCGGCGAGCAGCCAGACCAGGATCATTGTGCCTCTGCAGGTGTGTTTCATGAGCATAGCGGCCTCCGTTTTTCCGGAAGCTTACAAAAGGAGGACCAGAAACGCAAGCGCTTTCTGCTTTCGTGTCGAGGCAGCGCCATCACTGGCCCCATTGCGGTACTGTGCCCCGGGCTGCTGAGGCTGTACTGGGGGTGCGGCGAGGCGTGCTGGTAGCAGAAGTCTCCTTGACTTTTTCTGCAAAATTCACTATAATTCCGAGCGGGTTGCTCCAAAGAGGAGGAACGGCCAACGGAGGAGGAAGGCCCATGAGAACGGGAAGAGCTGCCGTTGTGCT
Proteins encoded in this region:
- a CDS encoding membrane dipeptidase; translation: MLMKHTCRGTMILVWLLAGRTLVTAQALEGVVLDRTTGEPVDSVQVTIRYQPSGLRDSTQTDAEGRWRYTLTPSQVEGQTGPPGDFSVSPFYPNPFSGSTRLTLSLPDPGPVRVSIYDMLGRLVEERVLTLPSGRNAIAWEAHGSAGVYVLRLQAEGRVITQKVVQLHPGHGRGLVACSAPRGNVPGGFAKLSNNQIVLTFSKFAYVPDTLVLDAPTGAPLITHLETVHAHAVVADLHNDILSKMAEEGPYHLGDLHSYNHTDIPRLLQGGVDLQVFAVWIDPERYPGNPFARAMEYIVLWRQEVASNAIHIGQVTTWTELEEILGSGRIAGMLAVEGGHVIENSLAKLRALYESGVRCLTITWNNSTDWAVSASDPRSSYVGLSPFGKQVISLMDSLGMIIDVSHAGELTVRDILAVSRRPIIASHSGARALRDHVRNLRDEQILAIAASGGVIGVIFYPTFLVRTGQPADVNTVANHIDYIARLAGVDHVALGSDFDGIGRTPQGLEDCSRLPNLTWTLLRRGYTMADLQKILGGNFVRVFRTVCGNAPLSRPN
- a CDS encoding bifunctional 4-hydroxy-2-oxoglutarate aldolase/2-dehydro-3-deoxy-phosphogluconate aldolase, translating into MHKSQQVFQRLKQHRLIALLTARSAAECVTAFETLDPLGVVLEVAFRSAAALDGLRAVLEKHPDALVLAGTVMTPRQAEQAIELGVAGVVSADYVPAVVQACVERDVMVVPGGLGDVGKQLAQKAELYGCEFDQLKSLYPYQWVYKLFPAVAGNTLYVELAKAWKGPFSGLTVVYTGGVSFQNLPKIAALDPDGIFCGSALTKDIATPSVMQEEAKRWQAIVRETCKV